Proteins co-encoded in one Odocoileus virginianus isolate 20LAN1187 ecotype Illinois unplaced genomic scaffold, Ovbor_1.2 Unplaced_Contig_30, whole genome shotgun sequence genomic window:
- the LOC110131869 gene encoding olfactory receptor 52K1 translates to MAASNITSTHPAAFLLVGIPGLEHLHVWISIPFCFAYTLALLGNCTLLFIIQADAALHEPMYLFLAMLAIIDLVLSSTTLPKMLAIFWFRDREINFYACLVQMFFLHSFSIMESAVLLAMAFDRYVAICKPLHYSTILTGPLITKIGLAAVTRAVTLMTPLPFLLRRFHYCRGPVIAHCYCEHMAVVRLACGDTRFNNIYGIAVAMFIVVLDLLFVILSYIFILQAVLQLASQEARYKAFGTCVSHVGAILSTYTPVVISSVMHRVAQRAAPHVHILLAIFYLLFPPMVNPIIYGVKTKQIRDHVLSLFWRKNV, encoded by the coding sequence ATGGCAGCCTCTAATATTACCTCAACCCATCCAGCTGCCTTCCTGTTGGTAGGAATTCCAGGTTTGGAGCACCTGCATGTCTGGATCTCCATTCCTTTCTGCTTCGCCTATACTTTGGCTCTTCTGGGAAACTGCACCCTTCTCTTCATTATTCAAGCTGATGCAGCCCTCCATGAGCCCATGTacttgtttttggccatgctggcaATCATTGATCTTGTCCTTTCTTCTACAACACTTCCCAAAATGCTGGCTATTTTTTGGTTTAGAGATCGAGAAATAAACTTCTATGCCTGTCTGGTCCAGATGTTCTTTCTTCACTCCTTCTCCATCATGGAGTCGGCGGTGCTGCTGGCCATGGCctttgaccgctatgtggccatctgcaagccactGCACTACAGCACCATCCTCACCGGGCCACTTATCACCAAGATCGGCTTGGCTGCTGTGACTCGGGCTGTGACACTCATGACTCCACTCCCCTTTCTGCTCAGACGCTTCCACTACTGCCGAGGTCCAGTGATTGCCCACTGCTACTGTGAGCACATGGCCGTGGTAAGGCTGGCCTGTGGGGACACTCGCTTCAACAACATCTATGGTATTGCTGTGGCCATGTTCATAGTAGTGTTGGACCTGCTTTTTGTTATTCTGTCTTATATCTTCATCCTCCAGGCAGTTTTACAGCTTGCCTCTCAGGAGGCCCGCTACAAGGCCTTTGGGACATGTGTGTCCCACGTAGGTGCTATCTTGTCCACCTACACACCTGTGGTCATCTCCTCAGTGATGCACCGTGTGGCTCAGCGGGCTGCCCCGCATGTCCACATACTACTTGCtatcttttatcttcttttcccaCCCATGGTCAATCCCATCATCTATGGTGTCAAGACCAAGCAGATTCGTGATCACGTGCTCAGTCTATTCTGGAGAAAGAATgtatag